A part of Ficedula albicollis isolate OC2 unplaced genomic scaffold, FicAlb1.5 N01639, whole genome shotgun sequence genomic DNA contains:
- the LOC101815702 gene encoding LOW QUALITY PROTEIN: protocadherin gamma-A2-like (The sequence of the model RefSeq protein was modified relative to this genomic sequence to represent the inferred CDS: substituted 1 base at 1 genomic stop codon), with translation GKTGHLVTAERIDREQLCRLVEKCVLRCVLIVEGEMKFYEIEVEIMDINDNDPSFQETEKELRVSETTAPGWRFPLREAQDADLGPNSLQSYELSGDEHFSLAVQAGPGGDQRPELVLAKALDREEAAFHELVLRAMDGGDPARTGTARIRVKVLDANDNAPVFSQAEYTVRVPEDVPVGSTLVTVTATDTDEGLYGKIKYSLKKEGDTAVFHLHSDCGAITLLRSLDYEEGDSYELQVQARDGGGLSDTAKVTIXKNNQNLGSLIGINEYEYQPSSALGGLHVQDRDSGANGEVRCSLDGTLPFRLQSSHGSYYRVVTARELDREQVSEYNVTVRAADGGSPALQSSAVLALRVLDVNDNAPVFAEERYSARLAENNAAGALVLTVRATDADWGQNARVRYRLSEGRVRGAPLSSYVSVQAETGALYALRSLDYEQVRELRLWVRAEDGGAPALSSNVSVLLLVVDENDNAPQVLYPPPAALRAGSGSGSGSGVAWSGVELAPRWSEAGALVAKVVAVDADAGQNAWLSYELAKATEPGLFRVGLHSGEVRTARSPLARDAARHSLVVVVKDHGRPALSATATLQVVLAESVAELLAELGSAADEAAAPGEPAVSLTRWLVLAVAAVSCLFVAFLLLLLALRLRRWRRQQLLPPDSGALRGVPVSHFVGIDGVRAFLQSYSHDVSLTADSRKSQLRFSAGGSCCDTLPARPLPDEPAPLLGDEDPAGAFPADPASLPVSFWDRTAFVTFLSFTLLFIPPVFCVPCREII, from the exons gggaagacGGGTCATTTAGTGACGGCGGAGAGGATCGACAGAGAGCAGCTTTGCCGGCTGGTGGAGAAATGCGTGTTGCGCTGTGTGCTCATAGTGGAGGGGGAAATGAAGTTTTATGAAATAGAAGTGGAAATCATGGACATAAACGACAACGACCCCAGCTtccaagagacagaaaaagaattgAGGGTGAGCGAGACGACAGCTCCGGGTTGGCGATTTCCCCTCCGAGAAGCACAAGACGCAGATTTAGGACcgaattccctgcagagctaCGAGCTGAGCGGTGACGAGCACTTCTCGCTGGCCGTGCAGGCGGGCCCCGGCGGCGATCAGCGTCCCGAGCTGGTGCTGGCGAAGGCGCTGGACCGGGAGGAGGCGGCGTTTCACGAGCTGGTGCTGAGGGCGATGGACGGCGGCGATCCGGCACGGACGGGCACGGCTCGGATCCGAGTGAAGGTGCTGGACGCGAACGACAACGCGCCGGTGTTCAGCCAGGCGGAGTACACGGTGCGTGTGCCCGAGGACGTGCCCGTGGGCTCCACTCTCGTCACCGTCACGGCCACCGACACAGACGAGGGACTGTACGGGAAAATTAAATACTCGTTGAAGAAAGAGGGGGACACAGCTGTTTTCCATCTGCACTCTGATTGTGGAGCGATCACTCTATTGCGAAGCCTGGACTATGAGGAAGGTGACTCTTATGAACTGCAGGTGCAGGCACGGGACGGCGGAGGCCTTTCTGACACTGCCAAAGTCACAATATAAAAGAATAATCAAAACCTAGGAAGTCTTATTGGAATTAACGAATATGAGTACCAGCCATCATCTGCTTT ggggggcctacACGTGCAGGACCGCGACTCGGGGGCCAACGGCGAGGTGCGCTGCTCGCTCGACGGGACCCTCCCCTTCAGACTGCAGAGCTCCCATGGCAGCTACTACCGCGTGGTGACAGCGAGAGAGCTGGACCGAGAGCAGGTGTCGGAGTACAACGTGACGGTGCGGGCGGCCGACGGCGGGTCGCCGGCGCTGCAGAGCAGCGCGGTGCTGGCGCTGCGGGTGCTGGACGTGAACGACAACGCGCCGGTGTTCGCGGAGGAGCGCTACAGCGCGCGGCTGGCGGAGAACAACGCGGCGGGCGCGCTGGTGCTGACGGTGCGCGCGACGGACGCGGACTGGGGGCAGAACGCGCGCGTGCGGTACCGGCTGTCGGAGGGGCGGGTGCGGGGCGCGCCGCTGTCGTCGTACGTGTCGGTGCAGGCGGAGACGGGCGCGCTGTACGCGCTGCGCTCCTTGGACTACGAGCAGGTGCGCGAGCTGCGGCTGTGGGTGCGTGCGGAGGACGGCGGCGCGCCGGCGCTGAGCAGCAACGTGtcggtgctgctgctggtggtggacGAGAACGACAACGCGCCGCAGGTGCTGTACCCGCCGCCGGCCGCGCTGCGGgcgggctcgggctcgggctcgggctcgggcgTTGCGTGGTCGGGCGTGGAGCTGGCGCCGCGCTGGTCGGAGGCGGGCGCGCTGGTGGCCAAGGTGGTGGCGGTGGACGCGGACGCGGGTCAGAACGCGTGGCTGTCGTACGAGCTGGCCAAGGCCACGGAGCCGGGGCTGTTCCGCGTGGGGCTGCACAGCGGCGAGGTGCGCACGGCGCGCTCGCCGCTGGCCCGCGACGCGGCGCGCCACAgcctggtggtggtggtgaaggACCACGGGCGGCCGGCGCTGTCGGCCACGGCCACGCTGCAAGTGGTGCTGGCCGAGAGCGTGGCCGAGCTGCTGGCCGAGCTGGGCAGCGCGGCCGACGAGGCGGCGGCGCCGGGCGAGCCGGCCGTGAGCCTGACGCGCTGGCTCGTGCTGGCCGTGGCCGCCGTGTCGTGCCTCTTCGTcgccttcctgctgctgctgctggcgctGCGCCTGCGCCGCTGGCGccgccagcagctgctgccgcCCGACAGCGGCGCCTTGCGCGGCGTGCCCGTCTCGCACTTCGTGGGCATCGACGGCGTGCGCGCCTTCCTGCAGTCCTACTCGCACGACGTGTCGCTCACGGCCGACTCGCGCAAGAGCCAGCTGCGCTTCTCGGCCGGCGGCAGCTGCTGCGACACCCTCCCGGCCCGGCCACTGCCCGACGAGCCCGCGCCGCTGCTCGGCGACGAGGATCCTGCCGGCGCCTTCCCTGCGGATCCCGCCTCACTACCGGTGAGTTTCTGGGACAGGACAGCCTTCGTgacttttttgtcttttactcTCCTCTTCATACCTCCCGTGTTCTGTGTCCCGTGTAGGGAGATTATCTGA